The genomic segment GTTTCCATCAATATCACCTCTCTACACTACGATGCCATTTTTTCCTGCTTAATCAGTATTAATTCTCCATCTTCTTTTATTTCATAAATTTCTAGCATACTATCTTTCACCACAATTTCGAGATTACAGTAAGGACAATAATATCTGATTCTTCCTAATGTACCCAAACGCTGGTTGCCGCATACTGGGCATTCCATATTCATTCACTTCCTTATTCTATAGAATAAAATATACTCATAGTATATTATAATATATAAATATGAAAAAATTATGAACAATTCTTGAACAAGTATGTTTTATTTCATATATTTATCTAAAATCATTATAATTTCCTCTATTTTTTCTTCTCCTTCTCCATTAAGCAGAGCATGTCTTACACAACCATGGATATGTTGCTTTAATACTGTAAGATTACTTTTTTTGAGCAACGCCTGAACTGCCAAAATTTGCTTAGATATATCGATACAGTATCTGTCCTCTTCAACCATACGAATAATTCCATCTAATTGTCCTCTTGCAGTTTTTAAAAGATTGAGTACTTCTTTTTTGTCTTTTTCAATCAAACCATTCACTCCTAATCTAAAGAAAATTCCTATGAAATGAAACTCTACTTCCATATTTTAATACTTATTATAGCATAATTATTGTCAAATCAACCTGTATCTAAATATAAATCTTTCCAAATTAAAAACTCTCCGCAAAGAGAGTTTCATAAATTTTATATATTATTTTTATTGTAGTCAATATTATGAGATATATTTTAAACTAATGCAGCTAATAATAGTAATTCTTCGTTATTTTCATATATTTCCTCAAATTGAGAGATAGGCAGTGGATTCTCTCCTCTTCCTACTTCTATGGTATATCCCGGCCTTCTGTATTCTTTAATAAACCAATCTTTATATCCGGCATACAGGGCAGCACCAACAGGCTCAGCAAGAGTATAGCCACTGACAGCGGCAAGCATTTCTCCTATTTTTAATGCTTCCGGAGGCTGAAGGTTTCTGTAATTCCAGAAAATTACTTCTCCCTGAGTATGATAAGCCAATACCAGACGAAAATCATGTTCCCTGGTAAAATCAGCTACTGCTTTAGATTCTGGCTCTGATTCCGGAGATGGTCCTCCATATAAATATGGTCCCGGACCATCTACTCCTAAACTTTCTTCCATCTCTTTGAATTCATCCCAGGAGGCATCGTAGTTTCGATTTAAATCCACTCCTCTGATATTGGCCTTCCATCTGTCGAAATTCGTACTGCCATCATTCCACTGGATGATCTCGTTATATCTTGGATGATCCGGAGATATTCCATTGATGACCAGTTCTACCCCATCAGGATTTACCATTGGAACGATATAGATCGTTGCTTGTTCCCATATAGTCCTTGCCGGATACCCTCTTATAATGCCATCCATGGCAAATGCTTTAGAAAATTGCTCAATCCATTTCATTAAAACAGGTGTAGTAATCCATTCATTGGAGTGATGAGATCCATTATAAAAAACTTCTCTTGGCCCTTCCCCTAGTTTGATCATATATAAATTTCTTCCTTCAACACTCTTTCCAATCGTATCCACTACTAAAAAAGGATATCTCATTACCAGACCTTGAATATCTTTTTCCATCACATCATAAGTATAAGGTATATCCGTCTGGACAACATCAATGCCAAAGGGAACAATAATTTCTTCTCCCACATTCAAAAAGAAGGGATTGATTCCGGGGTTAGCAGTCGTGATGCTATATACATTTGTGGAATATTGATTGGCAATTTTATAAAGTGTATCTCCAGGTTTAATTTTATATAAAGCATATCCAAGCAAAAAAGGTTCCAATCTCTCATAAGTTCTTGGACCAATAATTCCATCCGCACTTAACCCATTATTTCTTTGAAAGGCTTTGACTGCTTGCTCGGTATTTTCTCCAAAAATCCCATCAACACTGCTTATATTATATCCTATAAGCTTTAAAATACTTTGCACTTCTGCAACATCAGAACCTCTCATGCCTTTTCTTAATACTCTCAACTGCTTCACCTACTTTTTATAAACATTCTCATATTATTTTATCAATTAAACCATGTAAATGTGCTCTTGATTTTTAACTTTATTAATTTTTGGTTCTAAAGTAATAAACCGGATATTCATATAATTATATAAGAACTGCTTGGTAGGAGTGATGTTATGCATAAACTGATCAATACAATGATTTACAACTTCTTTATTGCTTTAGGAGTAATACTGGGAGGTGCTCTGTTTGG from the Defluviitalea raffinosedens genome contains:
- a CDS encoding metal-sensing transcriptional repressor; amino-acid sequence: MEKDKKEVLNLLKTARGQLDGIIRMVEEDRYCIDISKQILAVQALLKKSNLTVLKQHIHGCVRHALLNGEGEEKIEEIIMILDKYMK
- a CDS encoding M14 family metallopeptidase; translation: MRGSDVAEVQSILKLIGYNISSVDGIFGENTEQAVKAFQRNNGLSADGIIGPRTYERLEPFLLGYALYKIKPGDTLYKIANQYSTNVYSITTANPGINPFFLNVGEEIIVPFGIDVVQTDIPYTYDVMEKDIQGLVMRYPFLVVDTIGKSVEGRNLYMIKLGEGPREVFYNGSHHSNEWITTPVLMKWIEQFSKAFAMDGIIRGYPARTIWEQATIYIVPMVNPDGVELVINGISPDHPRYNEIIQWNDGSTNFDRWKANIRGVDLNRNYDASWDEFKEMEESLGVDGPGPYLYGGPSPESEPESKAVADFTREHDFRLVLAYHTQGEVIFWNYRNLQPPEALKIGEMLAAVSGYTLAEPVGAALYAGYKDWFIKEYRRPGYTIEVGRGENPLPISQFEEIYENNEELLLLAALV